One genomic segment of Streptomyces sp. NBC_00239 includes these proteins:
- a CDS encoding response regulator, with protein MVQKAKILLVDDRPENLLALEAILSALDQTLVRASSGEEALKALLTDDFAVILLDVQMPGMDGFETAAHIKRRERTRDIPIIFLTAINHGPHHTFRGYAAGAVDYISKPFDPWVLRAKVSVFVELYMKNCQLREQAALLRLQLEGGQPGTGGSKEAAGLLAELSARLAAVEEQAEALSKQLDDESADAAAVATAAHLERKLTGLRRALDALEPGAGGAAAPLPAQT; from the coding sequence ATGGTGCAGAAGGCCAAGATCCTCCTGGTCGACGACCGACCGGAGAATCTGCTGGCGCTCGAGGCCATTCTCTCGGCGCTCGATCAGACACTGGTCCGGGCGTCGTCGGGGGAGGAAGCGCTCAAGGCGCTGTTGACGGACGATTTCGCGGTGATTCTGCTCGATGTGCAGATGCCGGGCATGGACGGGTTCGAGACCGCGGCGCACATCAAGCGGCGTGAGCGGACCCGGGACATCCCGATCATCTTCCTCACGGCGATCAACCACGGACCCCACCACACCTTCCGCGGGTACGCGGCCGGCGCGGTGGACTACATTTCCAAGCCCTTCGACCCGTGGGTGCTGCGGGCCAAGGTCTCGGTGTTCGTCGAGCTGTACATGAAGAACTGCCAACTGCGCGAGCAGGCGGCGCTGCTGCGGCTCCAGCTCGAAGGCGGGCAGCCGGGCACCGGCGGCTCCAAGGAGGCGGCGGGCCTGCTGGCCGAACTCTCGGCGCGCCTCGCGGCCGTCGAGGAACAGGCCGAGGCGCTGTCCAAGCAGCTCGACGACGAATCGGCGGACGCGGCGGCCGTGGCGACCGCCGCCCACCTGGAGCGCAAACTGACCGGGCTGCGCAGGGCGCTGGACGCCCTGGAGCCCGGCGCGGGCGGCGCCGCCGCGCCCCTGCCCGCGCAGACCTGA
- a CDS encoding DNA translocase FtsK has protein sequence MASRTSGKGSQSSEGTAKARTGRTTAAAKKAAPARKPPAKKSAAPARRAPAKKAAPKPAPSPTGGVVKVVRAVWLGAAHAVGAVFRGVGRGARNLDPAHRKDGLALLLLALALIVAAGTWSNLRGPVGELVTMLVTGAFGRLDLLVPLLLGFMAVRFIRHPEQTDANGRIGVGLTALVVGVLGQVHIACGAPGRDAGTEAMRDAGGLVGWGASQPLIFTMGAPLAVPMLFLLTVFGLLVVTATPVNAIPQRLRQLGVRLGIVATDEEDPYGTDTGTEHDPEQWQARSRRAPAPVDEVDLAEEEALKRRRRPRRASVQPPLDRPLDAVDVAAAAAAALDGAVLNGLPPSPLVAGLTQGVAAERPVETTEPVPAPPVPGARPAAGRGAGPAVPPVPTVPPLPAAVPDLTKAPPETSGPLPPRAEQLQLRGDITYALPSLDLLERGGPGKTRSAANDAVVASLTNVFMEFKVDAAVTGFTRGPTVTRYEVELGPAVKVERITALTKNIAYAVASPDVRIISPIPGKSAVGIEIPNTDREMVNLGDVLRLADAAEDDHPMLVALGKDVEGGYVMANLAKMPHVLVAGATGSGKSSCINCLITSVMVRATPEDVRMVLVDPKRVELTAYEGIPHLITPIITNPKRAAEALQWVVREMDLRYDDLAAFGYRHIDDFNKAIRDGKVKLPAGSERELTPYPYLLVIVDELADLMMVAPRDVEDAIVRITQLARAAGIHLVLATQRPSVDVVTGLIKANVPSRLAFATSSLADSRVILDQPGAEKLIGKGDGLFLPMGANKATRLQGAFVTEDEIAAIVQHCKDQMAPVFRDDVTVGQKQKKEIDEEIGDDLDLLCQAAELVVSTQFGSTSMLQRKLRVGFAKAGRLMDLMESRGVVGPSEGSKARDVLVKPDELDGVLAVIRGESHP, from the coding sequence ATGGCCTCACGTACGTCCGGCAAGGGTTCCCAGAGCAGCGAGGGCACCGCGAAGGCCCGCACCGGCCGTACGACGGCAGCGGCCAAGAAGGCGGCCCCCGCACGCAAGCCACCCGCCAAGAAGTCCGCCGCGCCCGCCCGCCGCGCTCCCGCGAAGAAGGCCGCGCCGAAGCCGGCCCCGTCCCCCACCGGGGGCGTGGTCAAGGTGGTGCGGGCCGTCTGGCTCGGCGCCGCCCACGCCGTCGGCGCCGTTTTCCGCGGGGTGGGCCGGGGCGCCAGGAACCTCGACCCCGCGCACCGCAAGGACGGGCTCGCGCTGCTGCTGCTCGCCCTCGCCCTGATCGTGGCCGCCGGCACCTGGTCGAACCTGCGCGGGCCGGTCGGCGAGCTGGTCACCATGCTCGTCACCGGCGCGTTCGGCCGGCTCGACCTGCTGGTGCCGCTGCTCCTCGGCTTCATGGCCGTCCGCTTCATCCGGCACCCCGAACAGACCGACGCCAACGGCCGGATCGGGGTCGGCCTGACCGCCCTGGTCGTCGGCGTCCTCGGCCAGGTGCACATCGCCTGCGGCGCACCCGGCCGGGACGCCGGCACCGAGGCCATGCGGGACGCGGGCGGCCTCGTCGGATGGGGCGCCTCGCAGCCGCTCATCTTCACGATGGGGGCGCCGCTCGCGGTGCCGATGCTGTTCCTGCTGACCGTGTTCGGGCTGCTGGTGGTCACCGCTACCCCGGTCAACGCGATCCCGCAACGGCTGCGCCAGCTCGGTGTCCGGCTCGGCATCGTGGCCACCGACGAAGAGGACCCGTACGGCACCGACACCGGCACCGAGCACGATCCCGAGCAGTGGCAGGCCCGCTCCCGGCGGGCGCCCGCCCCGGTGGACGAGGTGGACCTGGCCGAGGAGGAGGCGCTGAAGCGGCGCCGCCGCCCGCGCCGGGCCTCGGTGCAGCCGCCGCTCGACCGCCCGTTGGACGCGGTGGACGTGGCCGCGGCCGCCGCGGCCGCCCTCGACGGGGCCGTGCTCAACGGGCTGCCGCCGTCCCCGCTCGTCGCCGGCCTCACCCAGGGGGTCGCCGCCGAACGCCCGGTGGAGACCACCGAGCCGGTGCCGGCCCCGCCGGTGCCGGGTGCCCGGCCGGCCGCCGGCCGCGGGGCCGGACCCGCGGTCCCGCCCGTGCCCACGGTCCCGCCCCTGCCCGCCGCAGTGCCGGACCTCACCAAGGCGCCGCCGGAGACCTCCGGCCCGCTGCCGCCGCGCGCGGAACAGCTCCAGCTGCGCGGGGACATCACGTACGCGCTGCCCTCGCTCGACCTGCTGGAGCGCGGCGGGCCCGGCAAGACCCGCAGCGCCGCCAACGACGCGGTGGTGGCCTCGCTGACCAACGTGTTCATGGAGTTCAAGGTCGACGCGGCCGTCACCGGCTTCACCCGCGGTCCGACGGTCACCCGGTACGAGGTCGAGCTCGGCCCCGCCGTGAAGGTCGAGCGGATCACCGCGCTCACCAAGAACATCGCGTACGCCGTGGCCAGCCCGGACGTCCGGATCATCAGCCCGATCCCCGGCAAGTCGGCGGTCGGCATCGAGATCCCGAACACCGACCGCGAGATGGTCAACCTGGGCGACGTGCTGCGGCTGGCGGACGCGGCCGAGGACGACCACCCGATGCTGGTGGCGCTGGGCAAGGACGTCGAGGGCGGCTACGTGATGGCCAACCTGGCGAAGATGCCGCACGTGCTCGTGGCCGGCGCCACCGGTTCCGGCAAGTCCTCCTGCATCAACTGCCTGATCACCTCGGTCATGGTGCGGGCGACCCCGGAGGACGTCAGGATGGTGCTCGTCGACCCCAAGCGCGTCGAACTCACCGCCTACGAGGGCATCCCGCACCTGATCACCCCGATCATCACCAACCCCAAGCGGGCAGCCGAGGCCCTGCAGTGGGTGGTGCGCGAGATGGACCTGCGCTACGACGACCTGGCGGCCTTCGGCTACCGGCACATCGACGACTTCAACAAGGCCATCCGTGACGGGAAGGTCAAGCTGCCCGCGGGCAGCGAGCGCGAGCTGACGCCGTATCCGTACCTGCTCGTCATCGTCGACGAGCTCGCCGACCTGATGATGGTCGCGCCGCGCGACGTCGAGGACGCGATCGTCCGCATCACCCAGCTGGCCCGCGCGGCCGGCATCCACCTGGTGCTGGCCACCCAGCGGCCCTCGGTCGACGTGGTGACCGGCCTCATCAAGGCGAACGTGCCCTCCCGGCTCGCGTTCGCCACCTCCTCGCTCGCCGACAGCCGCGTCATCCTCGACCAGCCCGGCGCCGAGAAGCTGATCGGCAAGGGCGACGGACTGTTCCTGCCGATGGGCGCCAACAAGGCGACCCGGCTGCAGGGCGCCTTCGTCACCGAGGACGAGATCGCCGCGATCGTCCAGCACTGCAAGGACCAGATGGCGCCGGTCTTCCGGGACGACGTCACGGTCGGCCAGAAGCAGAAGAAGGAGATCGACGAGGAGATCGGCGACGACCTGGACCTGCTGTGCCAGGCGGCGGAACTCGTGGTATCCACCCAGTTCGGCTCCACCTCGATGCTCCAGCGCAAGCTGCGGGTCGGGTTCGCGAAGGCCGGCCGGCTCATGGACCTCATGGAGTCGCGGGGGGTCGTGGGCCCCAGCGAGGGCTCCAAGGCACGCGACGTGCTGGTCAAACCGGACGAGCTGGACGGGGTTCTGGCCGTCATCCGCGGGGAGTCTCACCCGTAA
- a CDS encoding helix-turn-helix domain-containing protein, translating to MSIGNSNSPEDDRPSTDDRPSIGRVLKKARIRAGLTVEEVSGSTRVRVPIVQAIEQDDFSRCGGDVYARGHIRTLARAVGLDPEPLVERYDADHGGRPAPTPAAPRFEAERIRPERQRPNWTAAMVAAIVAVIGFVGFTMFNGSDEAAKKPVAEGSVSPQPAPKPSGAVKPAPTPPRPEPSNSAIAAAPKDLVTVVLSAVDGQSWISAKDHNGRLLFDGMLEQGDSRTFTDKESVDLVLGDAGAVTLFVNGKEIKDSFQPGQVERLTYTKDDPREAPAQEG from the coding sequence GTGTCCATCGGCAACTCCAACTCCCCCGAAGACGACCGGCCTTCGACCGATGACCGGCCTTCGATCGGGCGTGTCCTGAAGAAGGCGCGCATTCGCGCCGGACTCACCGTCGAAGAGGTCAGCGGCTCGACCCGCGTGCGCGTCCCGATCGTCCAGGCGATCGAACAGGACGACTTCAGCCGCTGTGGCGGCGATGTGTACGCACGCGGCCACATCCGTACCCTCGCCCGTGCCGTCGGGCTCGATCCGGAACCCCTGGTCGAGCGCTACGACGCCGATCACGGCGGCCGTCCCGCACCCACGCCGGCCGCACCCAGGTTCGAAGCGGAACGGATCCGCCCCGAGCGGCAGCGGCCGAACTGGACCGCAGCCATGGTCGCGGCGATCGTCGCCGTGATCGGATTCGTCGGCTTCACCATGTTCAACGGAAGCGACGAAGCCGCCAAGAAGCCGGTGGCGGAGGGATCCGTCTCGCCCCAGCCGGCACCCAAGCCGTCCGGCGCGGTCAAGCCCGCCCCCACCCCGCCGCGGCCCGAGCCCTCGAACAGCGCCATCGCGGCCGCGCCCAAGGACCTGGTCACGGTCGTGCTGTCGGCGGTCGACGGCCAGAGCTGGATCTCCGCGAAGGACCACAACGGCCGGCTGCTGTTCGACGGAATGCTCGAACAGGGCGACTCCAGGACCTTCACCGACAAGGAGTCCGTGGACCTGGTCCTCGGCGACGCCGGCGCGGTCACGCTGTTCGTGAACGGCAAGGAGATCAAGGACAGCTTCCAGCCCGGCCAGGTGGAGCGGCTGACCTACACGAAGGACGACCCGCGCGAGGCCCCGGCCCAGGAAGGCTGA
- a CDS encoding HAMP domain-containing protein, with protein sequence MESGVAARRTSTRAKGGRSRRNGTTEVDTAALNRLLTALVSMRDGNFRKRLTVSGDGVMAEIAAVYNEVADRNLHLTGELSRVRRMVGREGKLSERLETGACEGSWAAAIDASNALVDDLARPVSEVGRVLSAVAEGDLDQRMDLRTQSPEGVGHPLRGEFLKVGRTVNNLVDQLSAFTDEVTRVALEVGTEGKLGGQAQVRGMSGSWKDLTDSVNTMAYRLTAQVRDIALVTTAVAKGDLSRKVTVHVAGEMLQLKNTVNTMVDQLSSFSSEVTRVAREVGTEGELGGQAQVPGVAGVWKDLTDSVNTMAGNLTAQVRGIAQVTTAVANGDLSQKVTVSARGEVAQLAETINQMTETLRTFADEVTRVASEVGAKGLLGGQAQVPGAAGTWKDLTDSVNTVFRNLTTQVRDIAQVTTAVANGDLSQKVTVDVAGEMLELKNTVNTMVDQLQSFGAEVTRVAREVGVEGELGGQAQVPGAAGTWKDLTDSVNTAFRNLTGQVRNIAQVTTAVANGDLSQKVTVDVSGEMLQLKNTVNTMVDQLSSFADQVTRMARDVGTEGRLGGQARVEGVSGTWKELTDSVNFMAGNLTSQVRQIAQVTTAVARGDLSQKIDVDARGEILELKNTINTMVDQLSAFAEQVTRVARDVGTEGRLGGQAQVPGVAGVWRDLTDSVNGMAGNLTSQVRNIAQVATAVARGDLSQKIDVDARGEILELKNTLNTMVDQLSSFAEQVTRVAREVGTEGILGGQAEVKGVSGTWKDLTQSVNFMANNLTSQVRNIAEVTTAVAMGDLSKKITVDAKGEILELVTTVNTMVDQLSSFAEQVTRVAREVGSEGQLGGQARVRGVTGIWKDLTDNVNLMANNLTSQVRNISQVSAAVANGDLTKKVTVEARGEVAQLADTVNTMVTTLSSFADEVTRVAREVGTEGRLGGQAHVPGVSGTWKDLTESVNSMASNLTGQVRQIAMVTTAIAKGDMTKKIDIDARGEILELKTTINTMVDQLSSFADQVTRVAREVGTEGILGGQARVRDVDGTWRDLTESVNEMAGNLTRQVRAIAAVATAVTRGDLSLKVDVDAAGEIQVLQDNINTMIVNLRDTTLANKEQDWLKGNLARISGLMQGRRELDDVAGLIMSELTPVVSAQHGAFYLAQPSGGAGEIGAEVGGDGPYELRMRGSYAYAGSAMPTSFRPGEGLIGTVAEEKRIILVENTPPGYLKISSGLGEAPPAHVIVLPVLFEGKVLGVIELASFQPFTQIQKDFLSQIAEMIGTSVNTISVNSKTEVLLKQSQEMTEQLRERSDELENRQKALQAANAELEEKAELLARQNRDIEVKNTEIEEARQVLEERAEQLAVSMRYKSEFLANMSHELRTPLNSLLILAKLLADNADSNLSPKQVEFAETIHGAGSDLLQLINDILDLSKVEAGKMDVSPTRIALVQLVDYVEATFRPLTAEKGLDFSVRVSPELPATLHTDEQRLLQVLRNLLSNAVKFTDSGAVELVIRPAGADVPIAIRQQLLEAGSLQEADADLIAFSVTDTGIGIAASKMLVIFEAFKQADGTTSRKYGGTGLGLSISREIARLLGGEIHAASEPGRGSTFTLYLPLHPSELPPQGYAQPAPGGRADLGRRAPVPELPAAELSAASFPYGAGAPAAGRGQAASPTLFRRRRKAAGDVERRPALPGQPNAVPGGEELWGSVPEELPVPPRTFDFHGEKVLIVDDDVRNVFALTSVLEQHGLAVLYAENGREGIEVLEQHDDVTVVLMDIMMPEMDGYATTAAIRRMPQFAGLPIIALTAKAMKGDREKAIDSGASDYVTKPVDPDYLLTVMEQWMRGK encoded by the coding sequence GTGGAGTCTGGCGTGGCGGCGCGGAGGACCAGTACGCGTGCAAAAGGCGGACGGTCCCGGCGGAACGGCACCACAGAGGTGGACACGGCTGCCCTGAACCGGTTGCTGACGGCGCTCGTGTCGATGCGGGACGGCAACTTCCGCAAGCGGCTGACGGTGTCCGGCGACGGTGTGATGGCGGAGATCGCCGCCGTCTACAACGAGGTCGCCGACCGGAACCTGCACCTGACCGGGGAGCTGTCCCGGGTCAGGCGGATGGTGGGACGGGAGGGCAAGCTCAGCGAGCGGCTGGAGACGGGGGCCTGCGAGGGCTCCTGGGCGGCCGCGATCGACGCCTCGAACGCGCTGGTCGACGACCTCGCGCGGCCGGTCTCGGAGGTCGGCCGGGTGCTGTCGGCGGTCGCCGAGGGCGATCTCGACCAGCGGATGGACCTGCGGACGCAGTCGCCCGAGGGGGTGGGGCACCCGCTGCGCGGCGAGTTCCTGAAGGTCGGGCGCACGGTCAACAACCTGGTCGACCAGCTGTCGGCGTTCACCGACGAGGTGACCCGGGTCGCGCTGGAGGTCGGTACCGAGGGCAAGCTCGGCGGGCAGGCGCAGGTCCGCGGGATGTCGGGTTCCTGGAAGGACCTGACGGACTCCGTCAACACGATGGCGTACCGGCTCACCGCCCAGGTGCGTGACATCGCCCTGGTGACGACGGCGGTGGCCAAGGGCGACCTGTCGCGCAAGGTCACCGTGCACGTGGCCGGCGAGATGCTCCAGCTGAAGAACACCGTGAACACGATGGTGGACCAGCTGTCGTCGTTCTCGTCCGAGGTGACCCGCGTCGCCCGGGAGGTCGGTACGGAGGGCGAACTCGGCGGGCAGGCGCAGGTGCCGGGCGTGGCCGGGGTGTGGAAGGACCTGACGGACTCCGTCAACACGATGGCGGGCAACCTGACCGCGCAGGTGCGGGGGATCGCCCAGGTCACCACGGCCGTCGCCAACGGAGACCTGTCCCAGAAGGTGACGGTGAGCGCGCGGGGCGAGGTGGCCCAGCTCGCCGAAACGATCAATCAGATGACGGAGACCCTGCGAACCTTCGCCGACGAGGTGACCCGGGTGGCGAGCGAGGTCGGCGCGAAGGGCCTGCTGGGCGGCCAGGCGCAGGTGCCGGGCGCGGCGGGCACGTGGAAGGACCTCACCGACTCGGTGAACACGGTCTTCCGCAACCTCACCACGCAGGTGCGGGACATCGCGCAGGTGACCACCGCGGTGGCCAACGGCGACCTGTCGCAGAAGGTCACGGTCGACGTCGCGGGCGAGATGCTGGAGCTGAAGAACACCGTCAACACGATGGTGGACCAGCTGCAGTCCTTCGGCGCCGAGGTGACCCGGGTGGCCCGGGAGGTCGGCGTCGAGGGCGAACTCGGCGGCCAGGCGCAGGTGCCGGGTGCGGCGGGCACGTGGAAGGACCTCACCGACTCGGTGAACACGGCCTTCCGGAACCTGACCGGGCAGGTGCGCAACATCGCGCAGGTGACGACGGCGGTGGCCAACGGCGACCTGTCGCAGAAGGTCACCGTGGACGTCTCCGGTGAGATGCTCCAGCTGAAGAACACCGTGAACACGATGGTCGACCAGCTGTCCTCGTTCGCCGACCAGGTCACGAGGATGGCCCGGGACGTGGGTACGGAAGGGCGGCTCGGCGGTCAGGCGCGGGTGGAGGGGGTCTCCGGCACCTGGAAGGAACTGACGGACTCCGTCAACTTCATGGCGGGGAACCTGACCTCGCAGGTGCGGCAGATCGCCCAGGTCACCACCGCGGTGGCGCGCGGCGACCTGTCGCAGAAGATCGACGTGGACGCCCGCGGCGAGATCCTGGAGCTGAAGAACACCATCAACACGATGGTCGACCAGCTCTCCGCCTTCGCCGAGCAGGTCACGCGGGTGGCCCGGGACGTGGGCACGGAGGGGCGGCTCGGCGGTCAGGCGCAGGTGCCGGGCGTGGCCGGCGTGTGGCGGGACCTGACGGACTCGGTGAACGGCATGGCCGGGAACCTGACCTCGCAGGTCCGCAACATCGCGCAGGTGGCGACGGCGGTGGCGCGCGGCGACCTGTCGCAGAAGATCGACGTGGACGCCCGCGGCGAGATCCTGGAGCTGAAGAACACCCTCAACACGATGGTGGACCAGCTGTCGTCGTTCGCCGAGCAGGTGACCCGGGTGGCCCGCGAGGTGGGTACGGAGGGCATCCTCGGCGGCCAGGCCGAGGTCAAGGGTGTCTCGGGCACCTGGAAGGACCTCACGCAGTCCGTCAACTTCATGGCGAACAACCTGACTTCGCAGGTGCGCAACATCGCCGAGGTCACCACCGCGGTGGCCATGGGCGACCTGTCGAAGAAGATCACGGTCGACGCGAAGGGCGAGATCCTCGAACTCGTCACCACCGTGAACACGATGGTGGACCAGCTGTCGTCGTTCGCCGAGCAGGTGACCCGGGTGGCCCGCGAGGTGGGTTCGGAGGGTCAGCTCGGCGGCCAGGCCCGGGTGCGCGGGGTCACCGGCATCTGGAAGGACCTCACCGACAACGTCAACCTGATGGCCAACAACCTGACCTCGCAGGTCCGCAACATCTCGCAGGTCTCGGCGGCCGTCGCCAACGGCGACCTGACGAAGAAGGTCACCGTGGAGGCGCGCGGCGAGGTCGCGCAGCTCGCGGACACCGTGAACACGATGGTGACCACCCTGTCCTCGTTCGCGGACGAGGTGACCCGGGTGGCCCGCGAGGTGGGCACCGAGGGCCGGCTGGGCGGGCAGGCGCACGTGCCCGGCGTCTCGGGTACGTGGAAGGACCTCACCGAGTCGGTGAACTCGATGGCGTCCAACCTGACCGGCCAGGTCCGCCAGATCGCCATGGTCACCACCGCCATCGCCAAGGGCGACATGACCAAGAAGATCGACATCGACGCCCGCGGGGAGATCCTGGAGCTCAAGACCACAATCAACACGATGGTGGACCAGCTGTCGTCGTTCGCCGACCAGGTGACCCGGGTGGCCCGCGAGGTGGGCACGGAGGGCATCCTGGGCGGGCAGGCCCGGGTGCGGGACGTCGACGGCACCTGGCGGGACCTGACCGAGTCCGTGAACGAGATGGCCGGAAACCTCACCCGGCAGGTGCGTGCCATCGCGGCCGTGGCCACCGCGGTGACCCGCGGCGACCTGAGCCTGAAGGTCGACGTGGACGCGGCCGGCGAGATCCAGGTCCTCCAGGACAACATCAACACGATGATCGTCAACCTGCGCGACACCACCTTGGCCAACAAGGAGCAGGACTGGCTCAAGGGCAACCTCGCGCGGATCTCCGGCCTGATGCAGGGCCGCCGGGAGCTGGACGACGTGGCCGGGCTCATCATGAGCGAGCTGACCCCGGTGGTCTCCGCGCAGCACGGCGCGTTCTACCTGGCGCAGCCTTCCGGCGGGGCCGGCGAGATCGGTGCCGAGGTCGGCGGGGACGGCCCGTACGAGCTGCGGATGCGGGGCAGTTACGCGTACGCCGGCAGTGCGATGCCGACGTCCTTCCGGCCGGGGGAGGGGCTGATCGGGACGGTGGCCGAGGAGAAGCGGATCATCCTCGTCGAGAACACCCCGCCCGGCTACCTGAAGATCTCCTCGGGGCTCGGCGAGGCGCCGCCGGCGCACGTGATCGTGCTGCCGGTGCTCTTCGAGGGGAAGGTGCTCGGTGTGATCGAGCTGGCCTCCTTCCAGCCGTTCACGCAGATCCAGAAGGACTTCCTCAGCCAGATCGCCGAGATGATCGGCACCAGCGTCAACACCATCAGCGTCAACTCCAAGACGGAGGTGCTGCTCAAGCAGTCCCAGGAGATGACGGAGCAGCTGCGGGAGCGCTCGGACGAGCTGGAGAACCGGCAGAAGGCGCTCCAGGCGGCCAACGCGGAGCTGGAGGAGAAGGCCGAACTGCTGGCCCGGCAGAACCGCGACATCGAGGTGAAGAACACCGAGATCGAGGAGGCCCGGCAGGTGCTGGAGGAGCGGGCCGAGCAGCTCGCCGTCTCCATGCGCTACAAGTCCGAGTTCCTGGCGAACATGTCCCACGAGCTGCGCACCCCGCTCAACTCGCTGCTGATCCTCGCCAAGCTGCTGGCGGACAACGCGGACTCCAACCTCTCGCCGAAGCAGGTGGAGTTCGCGGAGACGATCCACGGGGCGGGTTCCGACCTGCTCCAGCTGATCAACGACATCCTCGACCTGTCGAAGGTGGAGGCCGGGAAGATGGACGTGAGTCCGACCCGGATCGCGCTGGTCCAGCTGGTCGACTACGTGGAGGCCACCTTCCGCCCGCTGACCGCGGAGAAGGGGCTGGACTTCTCGGTGCGGGTCTCGCCGGAGCTGCCGGCCACCCTGCACACGGACGAGCAGCGGCTGCTCCAGGTGCTGCGCAACCTGCTGTCGAACGCGGTGAAGTTCACCGACAGCGGGGCCGTGGAGCTGGTGATCCGGCCGGCCGGCGCCGACGTGCCGATCGCGATCCGGCAGCAGCTGCTGGAGGCCGGGTCGCTCCAGGAGGCGGACGCCGACCTGATCGCCTTCTCGGTCACCGACACCGGGATCGGGATCGCGGCGAGCAAGATGCTGGTGATCTTCGAGGCGTTCAAGCAGGCCGACGGGACCACCAGCCGCAAGTACGGCGGCACCGGGCTGGGGCTGTCCATCAGCCGCGAGATCGCCCGGCTGCTCGGCGGCGAGATCCACGCGGCGAGCGAGCCCGGCCGGGGCTCCACCTTCACGCTCTACCTCCCGCTGCACCCGAGCGAGCTGCCGCCGCAGGGGTACGCGCAGCCCGCTCCGGGGGGCCGGGCGGACCTCGGGCGCCGGGCGCCGGTGCCCGAGCTGCCGGCGGCCGAGCTCTCGGCGGCGTCGTTCCCGTACGGGGCCGGGGCGCCTGCGGCGGGGCGCGGGCAGGCGGCGAGCCCGACGCTGTTCCGGCGGCGCCGCAAGGCCGCGGGCGACGTGGAGCGGCGGCCCGCGCTGCCGGGCCAGCCGAACGCCGTGCCCGGGGGCGAAGAGCTGTGGGGGAGCGTGCCCGAGGAGCTGCCCGTGCCGCCGCGGACGTTCGACTTCCACGGCGAGAAGGTGCTGATCGTCGACGACGACGTGCGCAACGTCTTCGCGCTGACGAGCGTGCTGGAGCAGCACGGGCTGGCGGTGCTGTACGCGGAGAACGGCCGGGAGGGCATCGAGGTCTTGGAGCAGCACGACGACGTGACGGTGGTGCTGATGGACATCATGATGCCGGAGATGGACGGCTACGCGACGACGGCGGCGATCCGCAGGATGCCGCAGTTCGCCGGACTGCCGATCATCGCGCTGACGGCGAAGGCGATGAAGGGCGACCGGGAGAAGGCCATCGATTCCGGCGCTTCCGACTATGTCACCAAGCCGGTCGATCCCGACTATCTGCTGACCGTCATGGAGCAGTGGATGCGCGGAAAGTGA